A window of Burkholderia ubonensis contains these coding sequences:
- a CDS encoding Zn-dependent hydrolase gives MQVQDSTPGVAALGLRVDGARLWDSLMRLAQIGATANGGVCRLALTERDRDARNLFVGWAKEIGCTVRIDAIGNIFARRAGACDDLPPVMTGSHIDTQPTGGKFDGNYGVLAGLEVLRTLDDAGVRTRAPLEVAVWTNEEGSRFVPVMMGSGVFARAFTLEHALAQRDRDGVAVRDALAATGYAGDVRDAHPVGAYFEAHIEQGPVLEAHATTIGVVEGALGQRWYDVTVHGMEAHAGPTPMALRRDALLVAADLVRAVNGIALAHPPHGRGTVGWIDVHPNSRNVIPGRVTLTVDLRAADDATLAAMDAALRAACADLAATAGMPIDVEQVVYFAPQPFDAALVEQVRAGANALGLSSMNVISGAGHDAVYLARVAPAAMIFVPCKDGISHNEIEDAAPADLEAGCNVLLHAMLAAAGLAEGYAR, from the coding sequence GGACAGCCTGATGCGGCTCGCGCAAATCGGCGCGACCGCCAACGGCGGCGTGTGCCGCCTCGCGCTCACCGAGCGCGATCGAGACGCGCGCAACCTGTTCGTCGGATGGGCGAAGGAGATCGGCTGCACGGTCCGCATCGATGCGATCGGCAACATCTTTGCGCGCCGCGCGGGTGCGTGCGACGACCTGCCGCCCGTGATGACGGGCAGCCATATCGACACGCAGCCGACCGGCGGCAAGTTCGACGGCAACTACGGCGTGCTCGCGGGCCTCGAAGTGCTGCGCACGCTCGACGACGCGGGCGTGCGCACGCGCGCGCCGCTCGAGGTCGCGGTGTGGACCAACGAGGAAGGCTCGCGCTTCGTGCCGGTGATGATGGGGTCCGGCGTGTTCGCGCGTGCGTTCACGCTCGAGCATGCACTCGCGCAACGCGATCGCGACGGCGTCGCCGTGCGCGATGCGCTCGCAGCGACCGGCTATGCGGGGGACGTGCGCGATGCGCATCCGGTCGGCGCGTACTTCGAAGCGCATATCGAACAGGGGCCGGTGCTCGAGGCGCATGCGACGACGATCGGCGTGGTGGAGGGCGCGCTCGGGCAGCGCTGGTACGACGTCACCGTGCACGGGATGGAGGCGCACGCCGGCCCGACGCCGATGGCGCTGCGGCGCGACGCGCTGCTGGTGGCGGCCGATCTCGTGCGCGCGGTGAACGGCATCGCGCTCGCCCACCCGCCGCACGGGCGCGGCACGGTCGGCTGGATCGACGTGCATCCGAATTCGCGCAACGTGATTCCGGGCCGCGTGACGTTGACGGTCGATCTGCGCGCGGCCGACGATGCGACGCTCGCGGCGATGGACGCGGCTCTGCGCGCGGCGTGTGCCGATCTCGCGGCGACGGCCGGCATGCCGATCGACGTCGAGCAGGTCGTGTACTTCGCGCCTCAGCCGTTCGACGCGGCGCTCGTCGAACAGGTGCGCGCGGGCGCGAATGCGCTGGGCCTGTCGTCGATGAACGTGATCAGCGGGGCCGGCCACGATGCCGTGTATCTCGCGCGTGTCGCGCCCGCCGCGATGATCTTCGTGCCGTGCAAGGACGGGATCAGCCACAACGAAATCGAGGACGCGGCGCCTGCCGATCTCGAGGCCGGCTGCAACGTGCTGCTCCATGCGATGCTCGCCGCAGCCGGCCTCGCGGAGGGGTACGCGCGATGA
- a CDS encoding M81 family metallopeptidase — protein sequence MKILIARMNHETNTFSPVPTPLAAFGRNGPDWGDDAYRANRGMRTAMAAFIDAAERAGAQIVTPVSAAANPSGPVAADAYAAICDAIVAAAPGCDAVMLDLHGAMVAEQSADGEGDLLARVRAVLPAAPIAVALDLHANVTQKMIDHADVIVSFKTYPHVDMYETGEHAARLLLDRLHGRARPVLAWRQPPLLTSTLRSASAEGAMRRALEAARAAEADGMLAVSVLAGFSLADIPAPCVSVVVVGDGDRAAADAVAERIARQIWDARDAFVYRSAPLAESVAQAAALARGADRPVLMLDHGDNCMSGGPCDTMDLLEAALAQGLDGIVSGPLCDPDAVAALIDAGVGATVTLPIGNRMPSHGGARRTPFRATGVVRAITDGEYVITGPTYTGQRAYMGRAAVLDIGVATLVVTERTHEPWDLGVFESVGIDPRRARFLLLKSRMYCRPVFVPIAAALVECDSRGLTGSDYALFRYERLARPVYPLDAVDRWDGAGPRSA from the coding sequence ATGAAAATCCTGATCGCCCGGATGAACCACGAGACGAATACGTTCTCGCCGGTGCCGACGCCGCTCGCCGCGTTCGGCCGCAACGGCCCCGACTGGGGCGACGACGCGTATCGCGCGAACCGCGGGATGCGCACGGCGATGGCCGCGTTCATCGACGCGGCCGAGCGCGCCGGCGCGCAGATCGTCACGCCGGTGTCGGCGGCGGCGAACCCGAGCGGGCCGGTCGCGGCCGACGCTTATGCGGCGATCTGCGACGCGATCGTCGCCGCGGCGCCCGGTTGCGACGCGGTGATGCTCGATCTGCACGGCGCGATGGTCGCCGAGCAGAGCGCGGACGGCGAAGGCGACCTGCTCGCGCGCGTGCGCGCCGTGCTGCCCGCCGCGCCGATCGCGGTCGCGCTCGACCTGCACGCGAACGTCACGCAGAAGATGATCGACCACGCGGACGTGATCGTCAGTTTCAAGACCTATCCGCACGTCGACATGTACGAAACCGGCGAGCACGCGGCGCGTTTGCTGCTCGATCGACTGCATGGCCGTGCGCGGCCGGTGCTCGCGTGGCGGCAGCCGCCGCTGCTGACGTCGACGCTGCGCAGCGCGAGCGCCGAAGGCGCGATGCGGCGCGCGCTCGAAGCCGCGCGCGCGGCCGAGGCGGACGGGATGCTCGCGGTGTCGGTGCTGGCGGGCTTCTCGCTCGCGGACATCCCCGCGCCGTGCGTGAGCGTCGTCGTGGTCGGCGACGGCGATCGCGCGGCGGCCGACGCGGTGGCCGAACGCATTGCGCGGCAGATCTGGGACGCGCGCGACGCGTTCGTGTATCGCAGCGCGCCGCTCGCCGAATCGGTCGCGCAGGCCGCGGCGCTCGCGCGCGGCGCAGACCGGCCGGTGCTGATGCTCGATCACGGCGACAACTGCATGTCGGGCGGCCCGTGCGACACGATGGACCTGCTGGAGGCCGCGCTCGCGCAAGGGCTCGACGGGATCGTCAGCGGGCCGCTGTGCGACCCCGACGCGGTCGCCGCGCTGATCGATGCGGGCGTCGGCGCGACCGTCACGCTGCCGATCGGCAACCGGATGCCGTCGCATGGCGGCGCGCGGCGCACGCCGTTTCGCGCGACCGGCGTCGTGCGCGCGATCACCGACGGCGAATACGTGATCACCGGGCCGACCTATACGGGCCAGCGCGCCTACATGGGCCGCGCCGCCGTGCTCGATATCGGCGTCGCGACGCTGGTGGTGACCGAGCGCACGCACGAGCCGTGGGATCTCGGCGTGTTCGAGAGCGTCGGCATCGATCCGCGCCGGGCACGCTTTCTGCTGCTGAAGTCGCGCATGTATTGCCGGCCGGTGTTCGTGCCGATCGCGGCCGCGCTCGTCGAATGCGACAGCCGCGGCCTGACCGGGTCGGACTACGCGCTGTTCCGCTACGAGCGGCTCGCGCGGCCCGTGTATCCGCTCGATGCCGTCGACCGGTGGGACGGCGCGGGGCCGCGCAGCGCGTGA